The window GGGCGAGTTCGGACTTCACGGCAGTGAGGTCGGCGCGCTGGGAGTTGAGGACGCCTTGACGGTCGACCACGGCGAGATCGCGGATGCCCGCCCCCAGCAGGATCTTCGCGACCGCGACCCCGGCTGCGCCTGCCCCGGAGATGACGACGCGCGTGGTGTCCGGCGTACGCCCGGTCAACACCAGGGCACCCTTGAGGGCCGCGAGCGCCACCACGGCGGTGCCGTGCTGGTCGTCGTGGAAGACCGGGATGTCCAGGCGCTCCTTGAGCCGGTCCTCGATCTCGAAACACCGCGGGGCGGAGATGTCTTCGAGGTTGATGCCACCGAAGGACGGTGCCATCCGAGCGACGGTTTCGATGATCTCCTCGGTATCGGTGGTCGCCAAGCAGATCGGCACCGCGTCGACACCGCCGAACTGCTTGAACAGCACGGCCTTGCCCTCCATTACCGGCATCGCGGCCGCAGGCCCGATGTCGCCCAGGCCCAGCACGGCGGTGCCGTCGGTGACCACGGCCACCGTGTTGGGCACCCAGGTGTAGTGCCGCGTCATGATCGGGTCCTCGGCGATGGCCTCGCAGACACGGGCGACTCCGGGCGTGTACGCACGCGAGAGTTCGTCCTTGCCACCGAGAGCGACCGTCGAGACGATCTCCATCTTGCCGCCGACATGCAGGTCGAAGACGGGATCGCCAGCGAAGGGATGGTCAGAACTCACGACGCAGAATACTTCCACAACCCCACGTGCGGTCGCGGCCACACCCTCGCGAGTACGACTGCCAGCACGTCGGTGTCGGCGATGACGCCCCGGTGCCGGGAGTCGACGCCGTGGTGCGGGTCGTCGCTGAGCAGCCAGACGCCCGGGGCTCCGGTGCGGGTCTCTCGCACGTCCGCCACCCGCTTGACGACCAGCGCACCATCTGGGAAACGCGCCAGAACCAGGTCTCCCGCGCGGGCCTCGCGGGCGTACGACACGAAGAGTCGATCGCCCGCGTGCAGCGTAGGTTCCATCGACCTACCGTGGACCTTGGCCAACCCCCACGGCAGCACACCTGAACGTGGGGTGTGAGGTCGGCGCATAGAGCGATAGTGTCGCAAAGTACTGACCACGTTCGAAAGGTTGTGTCACTCATGCGACTTCTTGCTCCCACCATCGACGTCTCGGCGCACTGCGATCTGCCGTGCGGCGTCTACGACCCGGCTCAGGCCCGGATCGAGGCCGAGTCGATCAAGGCGCTCATCGGGAAGGTTGCCGACAACGACGATCCCGACTTCCGCACCCGTGCCCTGATCATCAAGGAGCAGCGCTCCGAGTTGGTCAAGCACCACCTGTGGGTGTTGTGGACCGACTATTTCAAGCCCCCGCACTTCGAGAAGTACCCCCAACTCCACACGTTGGTCAACGAGGCCACCAAGCTGGCCGGTGCGGGCGGCACCAAGGGTGAGATGGACGCGGCCAAGGCCGACGAACTGCTCGCCAAGATCGACGAGATCGCCGAGATCTTCTGGGAGACCAAGAAGTCATGACCCCCGGCGGCCGCGCCGCCGTGGTCATGACTTCTTTACGGTCCACCACGCGGCTTTGCCGCCTAGGTCACGACTTCATACCCCCGACAGCCGGGTCCGCGCTTCGCGGGCCCGGCTGTCGTTTAGTCTCTGTGCAACACCGGTGCCGACCGTGAAGGATCCTTGATGACCAACGCGCCCACGACGAGCATCACCGAGGGGTCACCCGACGCCGAGGTGGAGATCACGGTTCCTGCCGAGGGTGCCTACGTGTCGATGCTGCGCACCACGACGGCGGCACTGGCGGCGCGATTGCAGTTCACGATGGACGACGTCGAAGACCTGCGGATCGCGGTCGGCGAGGCTGCCGCGATGGCGCTGGGACACGCCAGCCCCGACAGCCAATTGCGTTGCACCTTCCGGCTGGCGCCCACACAGGTCGAGGTGGTCGTACGCGTGCTGGCGATCGAGGGCGCGTTCCCTGAGTACGACTCCTTCACCTGGACGGTCCTGTCAGCGCTGGCGACCGACGCCGACGTCGCGACCGACAACAGCGAGTTCGTCGTACGCCTGCTCGTGGACTCCTCTCTCGCGGGAGTAGAAGCCTGACATGACCGAACAAGATCTCGGTACTGAGTCGGTCGGGGAGGTCAGCGACAGCCGCACCCGCGTGGAGATCACGAGGGCGCGCTCGGCCGAACTCTTCCTCGACTTCCGCGACCCCGACGCCAGCGAGGCGGTCCGCGCCAGCGCTCGGGACAGCCTGATCCAGTTGCATATGCCCCTCGTCGAGCATTGCGCACGCCGCTTCCGCAACCGTGGCGAGCCACTGGAAGATCTCGTCCAGGTCGGGACGATCGGCCTGATCAAGTCGGTGGACCGCTTCGACACCGAGCGCGGGGTCGAGTTCAGCACGTACGCCACCCCGACGATCATCGGCGAGATCAAGCGCTATTTCCGCGACAAGGGCTGGGCCATCCGCGTGCCCCGGCGGCTGCAGGAATTGCGGATGCAGATCACCTCGGCCAGCGCGGAACTCACCCAGAGTCTGGGCCGCTCGCCGACAGCCGGTGAGCTGGCCGAGCAGATCGGCTGCACGATCGAAGAGATCGTCGAGGGCATGGAGTCGAGCAACGCCTATTCGACGCTGTCGCTTGATGCGACGACCGAGCATGACGACCACTCGACTCCGATGCTCGACGCGATCGGCGTGGAGGACGTCAACCTCGAGCACGTCGAGGTCCGTGAGTCGATCAAGCCGTTGCTGGACCAACTCGAACCGCGGGAGAAGAAGATCCTGATGCTGCGTTTCTTCAAGAACATGACGCAGTCGCAGATCGCGGCCGAGATCGGTGTCTCGCAGATGCACGTCAGTCGCCTGCTGACGCGCACCTTGACGCGGCTGCGTGAATCCCTGGGCGAGTCACTGGCCGAAGCCGACCACTGACCCCCGGGCTCAGGGCTCGTCGGCGAGCGCCTCGATGCTGCGGGGATGGAAGATCCCGACCAGTACGACGCCGGCTAGCAGCGCCAGCCCGATCGCAACCCACGTCGTGGCACCACCGCGGAAGCTCCAGGCCACCCCGAGTTGGATGAGCTGGGCCAGCACGACCGGACTGCGCGCCCAGGAATCGAGACGGGACAGCCGGAAGGCACACCACGCCAGCGCAGCGGCATAACCGAAGAAGAAGATCGCGGTC of the Nocardioides sp. genome contains:
- a CDS encoding NADP-dependent malic enzyme → MEIVSTVALGGKDELSRAYTPGVARVCEAIAEDPIMTRHYTWVPNTVAVVTDGTAVLGLGDIGPAAAMPVMEGKAVLFKQFGGVDAVPICLATTDTEEIIETVARMAPSFGGINLEDISAPRCFEIEDRLKERLDIPVFHDDQHGTAVVALAALKGALVLTGRTPDTTRVVISGAGAAGVAVAKILLGAGIRDLAVVDRQGVLNSQRADLTAVKSELARLTADNFGRAGTLADVMRGADVYIGVSGGSVPEEIVSTMADDAIIFGLANPTPEVHPDLAHKYASVVATGRSDYPNQINNVLAFPGIFRGAFDVHASAITEGMKLAAADALAALVAEDLTPEYIVPSPFDPRVGPAVSAAVAEAALRDGVARV
- a CDS encoding S24/S26 family peptidase, which codes for MRRPHTPRSGVLPWGLAKVHGRSMEPTLHAGDRLFVSYAREARAGDLVLARFPDGALVVKRVADVRETRTGAPGVWLLSDDPHHGVDSRHRGVIADTDVLAVVLARVWPRPHVGLWKYSAS
- the sodN gene encoding superoxide dismutase, Ni; translated protein: MSLMRLLAPTIDVSAHCDLPCGVYDPAQARIEAESIKALIGKVADNDDPDFRTRALIIKEQRSELVKHHLWVLWTDYFKPPHFEKYPQLHTLVNEATKLAGAGGTKGEMDAAKADELLAKIDEIAEIFWETKKS
- a CDS encoding ATP-binding protein, with the translated sequence MTNAPTTSITEGSPDAEVEITVPAEGAYVSMLRTTTAALAARLQFTMDDVEDLRIAVGEAAAMALGHASPDSQLRCTFRLAPTQVEVVVRVLAIEGAFPEYDSFTWTVLSALATDADVATDNSEFVVRLLVDSSLAGVEA
- a CDS encoding RNA polymerase sigma factor SigF, translating into MTEQDLGTESVGEVSDSRTRVEITRARSAELFLDFRDPDASEAVRASARDSLIQLHMPLVEHCARRFRNRGEPLEDLVQVGTIGLIKSVDRFDTERGVEFSTYATPTIIGEIKRYFRDKGWAIRVPRRLQELRMQITSASAELTQSLGRSPTAGELAEQIGCTIEEIVEGMESSNAYSTLSLDATTEHDDHSTPMLDAIGVEDVNLEHVEVRESIKPLLDQLEPREKKILMLRFFKNMTQSQIAAEIGVSQMHVSRLLTRTLTRLRESLGESLAEADH